AAATATTTGTGGCTTTAAAAACGACTACTAGCTAACCTGTACGCACATTGTATCTCAACATGCTAAATCATATTTCACATATTAAAGCTCGTATGTAAACTCGAACTATATATAACATTTTAAATACAATTGCAGCCCAACTGTTGGGATTTCAGGAATTCATCCCCCCATTTGCAAACCTTAATGGCTCAGACATACTCAAAGGTGTCAACTATGCATCTGGCTCAGCCGGAATTCGCAAGGAGAGCGGCAGCCAATTGGTATTGTTACCTAATTTTTCTATCTCTATAACTGATCTTTGGGTGAATATggatgaattattatttttatttgtgtACATTTCGTACAACCACTAAATTTCATATATGCATGTATGTTATGCAGGGTCATAACGTCAACTTGGGATTACAACTACTTCATCACAGAGCCATAGTATCACGTATTGCTCACAAACTTGGAGGTTTAGACAAAGCTAAACAATACCTTAGTCAGTGCTTGTATTACGTGAATATAGGGACTAATGATTTCGAACAAAATTACTTCCTTCCCAATGTATTCAACACAAGCCGCATGTATACCCCGAAGCAGTATGCTAAAGTTCTTATCCACCAATTATCTCATTACTTACAGGTATAATTAACATCTTAAGTACAtatctaacaaaaaaaatccaTGGATTGAATTAGGTACAAATTGATAACTATTCACTGGCCTTGAGATGATGAAAAGCATGAATCTTTTGGTTGGCTAAGTTTAATGACTTTCAAAATCACATATTATTGATACTATCACATAAGTTTGGTTTAGCTAACATCCATGTGAGAACTTTTCATTGACATGCACTCTGTCTAGTGATAGTTTTTAAcaactattaattttttattgccGCTAAACAGGATGCATGTCGATTGAATGTCCGCCAAAAATCATATGTTCACGTTATATCACTCTTAATATTATGTAGAAATATCATGTTTTATAATAATGAAAAATTGTTTATGATCCATGACAGACACTGCATCATTTTGGGGCAAGAAAGTCTGTGCTGGTTGGGTTGGATCGCTTAGGTTGCATTCCAAAGCTCAGAGTAAATGGATCTTGTGTTGAGGACAAGAATGATGCCGTGTTCCTTTTTAATGATCAACTAAAATCTCTAGTGGATCAATTCAACAAGAAAATCTTAACTGATTCCAAATTCATCTTCATAAATAGTACATCCATAATCCACGACAAATCCGTTGGTAAGCATTTTGGCATTCTTATACTTCAATTCACAATTTTCAATTGAAACAATACTTAAATATAACATAACACCATGGTTCTTGAATTTTAGGTTTCGCGGTTACTCATCATGGTTGTTGCCCGACAAATGAAAAGGGGAAATGTATTCGTGATGGTATTCCATGCAAGAATAGGAATGAGTATGTGTTTTGGGATGGAATTCATACAACAGAGTCCGCAAATTTAGTCACTGCAATAACTTCATACAATTCTTCTAATCCAGCCATCGCTTACCCAACAAATATCAAACACCTTGTCCAATCCAATACAATAAATTAGTTCAAGGTGTCCCTGAATAAATTCAAATAATCTAGCATGACAATTCATGTGATGTTCTTTCCTTACTTAATTCTAATTTGTTTGTGTGTTCTTGTACCTTTTTTGATTAATGGATGAGGAATTGCATCGGTTTGATCATTTTCTTGGATATTTAATCATTGGCAGGCTAGCTATTTTTTCTGTATTTGATATGTAATTTGTTGAAATGAGATGGAAAAAAATatgagtgtgaatgaatcattacTCAATACTAATCTAACGGAATCAATGAATAGAGTGAAAAAGCACCCCAACCCATGATAAACTCGGCTTTTGTACCCAAGTAGTAGAATTTTGTCTGGAAATTACAACTTTggggtatattttttttatttaccaatctAGTATAAATCAGTGGCggttctatttcttttttttttcttttttttaaagaattgtCAATTGCATTGGCATGTTacttttttttcgttttttaaataaatcgcAACCATGTTGGTGTTTTtcctattttttaatttttttttgttttttctattttttacctttttttaaaTTCGCCAACTTGTTTCTtggcttttatttttttttaaattagtaattaaaatggtatttaatcaattgatactcacacacaattttgtgTCATTATTAACTTTTGCAGCACTTTGATCATAAATATTTGAACCGATATTTAAAGATAAACATATGCATGACATAATTTAGTTCAAGAGAAAGTGCCTTTTCCCCTACAGCTGAAATGCGTTTGGAATAGTCATGGTATTTGGGTCTTTGCTTTGTAAGGCTTAGGCCCCGTTGGGAAATACatcttaattaagcgcttatgaccaatcgcttatgaccataagcgcttactcataagctattttaaaatatttatattgaaataaattgaaaataaactatatataagcataagctctttttcataagctatccttagtagcttatgaaaataagctcaaaacagtttATGGTAGGCCATAAGTTGTTAGCAcaagctctctcaaacactggcGTAAGAGtatatgctatcagataagctcaaataagctcttccaaacggggccttagtGTGGTGGGATTGGCTTTTAATTCTAAAGAGAGTTTACCCGCTCCCCTTGGTCCTATGTGTAGTTTTGTATTTActggtttttttttccttcactttCTAGCTTGTAATTATCTTCttaggttgaagtacccctAATACTTCTATTTATATATCATTTGGCTTACCTAAATaaatgtatatgtatatataataaaaaaggaaaataaaaaatttaatttcttaacCGATGTAATGTACGACACTAAGAAATTGCAGTCGTTGTATATCAAATATTACGTATTTTCACTAAAAACTAGTATGAATAACTTGTGGTGTTTTTAGCCGCCATTTTTCGCAAAGTTATCCACCATTTTATTTCTTGTATAATACGATGACTTTTAGTGACGGTTTCATGTGAACTGACGTATTGTACCAAATGACGAAGGTAATTATTAAATGACGTTGACCGGCCAAACCGACTTTCATTTAAATTACATTTGTCAAAACCGCCACAATTTACAACATTTAACCGCTAcaatttgcaatttttttatagTAATATATGTTGCTGTAAGTATCACATTCATTTGCGTCTTTTGTATGTCAAAATGGTAAGGTTAACGCTTGTTTTCCATCCACCCGTTTATAACATTTTATATTGAGTGTAGTATACATGAGCTATTCTTTTTATAGCAGTGACAACAAAAGAGGTCTTTAATAGATATAATTTCCCTGCTCTTATTCTTGCTCTGTGGGTCTCAATATGGTTGATTTCTTGTACTTATTTTGATTGTAAATATAATGTCAAGTGGTAGAAAAAGTTTTGTTCCATGCCGGTTGAAGCATGCGTAATCTAAATTTGATTATTggtttgtgatattttcttgCTAAATCCAATTCGCTGAAAACGTTGATGTCTTTTTCTTGCAAGACACGCCCAACTTTCTTTTAGTCAAACGgtagaaaatctcaagttgttgGAAATGTTTGTGTCACACATTGGCACTTACCGATTAACTTTCTTctagtgttattaaactcgaaCCGATCATTAACTCAGTTAGGCTTTCTTAGTCGGTCTAGTCCgagtttaataaaaaaaaagaactttttctttcttaagaaaaatgtttataaataaaaaataaaaaaactcggTTAGGGTTTCTCAGCCGGTCCGGCCCGAGTTTGCCCAGCTTTCTATCAAGTTCTTCCTGTCTTCACTGAGCTTGGTCTCTTGAAGAAGAACCAGTTCTGGTCTCACGACAATTAAAACCTGGACCGATAGTTGACTTGGTTAGGGCTTTAAGTTAACAAGCTATTGGTTGAAtcaaatttataatatagtatttataaatttattttatgtaatattaatataatttttcatttagtaaaaataGCTAAGGTTTTATAGTAATTAAAATGTTCATGATTCTTAGAGTAATGATCATGTCATTTCAACTAACTTAAACTTagtgaaaaataaaacttaggCTTTGTTTGTCATGTCATTTCAACTAACTTAAAGCTTAATTGGCTAACTTAAAAACTTTTTAAAAGTGTTGGTCTCTTGAAGAAGAATCAATTCTGGTCTCACGACAATTGAAACCTGGACTGATAGTTGACTTGGTTAGGGCTTTAAGTTAACAAGCTATTGGTTGAATCAAGTTCTTCCCTTCTTCACTGAGCTTGGTCTCTTGAAGAAGAATCAGTTCTGATCTCACGACAATTAAAACCTGGACCGATAGTTGACTTGGTTAGGGCTTTAAGTTAACAAGCTATTGGTTGAAtcaaatttataatatagtatttataaatttattttgtaatattaaaataatttttcatttagtaaaaataGCTAAGGTTTTATAGTAATTAAAATGTTCATGATTCTTAGAGTAAGAATAAAACTTAGGCTTTGTTTGTCATGTCATTTCAGTTAACTTAAAGCTTAATTGACTAACTTAAAAACTTTTTAAAAGTGTTGGTAGATGAGtttattttagtagcttaaacATTTTTAATAAGTTACCTCAAGTAGCTTATAACTAGCTAGCTTAAAATTTATTTGCATCTATTCTCATCTTTATCCTTATCATTTTATTAAATGAAGGAGATTCGCAACAACATTGCTAATTTATAATGGGATGCAAGATgacaatttaaaaaataaataaataatgggATGCAAGATGATACTTTTATTTTGAATATTATTTTAGAAAGCAGAAAGATATATTAATCGCAAGCTTTGGGAGCAAAGCTCAAAAAGATACAACGAGAGCGGTGATTAATATAGCAAAAAGAAACCACCAACCAGCGAAAACCAACCCCCCAAGAACCAAGAAAGAGAACCCAACAAAACCACCCTATTTGAAAAATACAAAGAAACCTACCAAACCCAAGAACTACAAGAGCCAAGCTACAAACCAAAAGATACAGCCTCTGATTACGTACCCTTCCAAAAACCTGTGAGCCAGAGAAGAAGAATTATGCGAGAATTACCTCAATCTTCGAGTAGCAATGTTAGCAGCTATGCCTTGAACCGCCATTTCGTCTGAGCAATCATAGACCATTCTAATACCCATCGCTAAGGCTCTCCTCACTCTAATTTATTATCGGATGCGAGATGATATActtttattttgattattactttatgatataaaataatttattttatttaataaaaatatggaatagaaaataaataaaaaactaatattatatttttaagatgataaataatttaagctaaattaaaatatttaagtgataattattttattattaatatatatgtattgatatgtacataaataaatattaaatataatattaaaaattatacaAATATGTCACATTTATGTGATTTATAATTTCAGCTTGCTCAACGGCtagttttataaaaaaaattcaattaggtagcttttcagctttcaccTTTTAACTAACTTAGAACCTCTCCAATGCAAGatttttagttcttatttttgagttcagaactaagaactaagaactttaccattggaggtgctgtcatggagctcttagttcttaaaaataagaactcagttcttatataagaagttttactttttgagttcttatcttaaaatgttaattatttttctctcatccaaattactttattactttatgagttttattttttactttatgaaaataaaaagtataaataatatggttggtgagaccaaatgaataatggtaagaactaagaactaagaactcatggttggagcaaaattgcttgagagttgcttaagcacatgtggcaatacgagcccacatgaatagtgctaagaactaagaaataagaattagcattggagatgctcttataagctttcaggtagTTTATAGTTAGATGTGTCAcacatagtcttaattaaataCTTTTGTGTAATTTTGTTGTCTAATGAGAAACTCTCAACCACCcactttttaaatttattaatctaataattttttcatttcttcaaCTTATCATTCATGTATCCTGTAATGATTGAAGAACAATATAAAACTAGATTTAAGAAAGATATGAATCAAACTTTTGTCTTCAAAGAAATGGTCGTATGAAATGCATATATagtggttttttttataaaccaaaTTATATTCAAAAATAACACAAGGGtgctaaacccaaatacaagAGAGGAAAAATgagaacaaaacaaaacaataaaaaaaataaagaacccAACTTCAAATTACTAGCCCCACCCAACTTCAACTCCTTTCTACAAACTAACGCTTAAAACAACCAAACCCACAGCCACAAGTGGTAATGCAGCCTCTTCGCCGATACGTCGACTCACTTTTCTTTTGTTAATGGAGGGAAGGGTAGTTCACTTGGTAAGCTAAGGGAATGAAGAGATTTGTagggtgaagggtcagggtttGAATCCTGACGAAGGAACttatttactaacaattaacaactagcatttacctataaaaaaaaaacttttctttTGTTAATTTCTTTCAAATTTGTTGACTTTCCTCGGTCAGCATttcaactctctctctctccatccACTTGTACAGCTGACTGGATGATTAATGCTGATGTGGCATCGCTGAAATTGGAGTTGAATTGAAATCCATGTGTAAACGTCACATTAATTCTGCAAACATATATTGATTCTAAATTTTAATACATGCACACTTCAATTTCTCTTCCGTATTTTATACtatcattttcacttattttctttttgtttgtcTGCGTTTTATATCGTTATCACATATTATATCActcatttatcttttttttcttcatatttcatcaagaaaacattttttttttaaaatgtcatCATaacttttatattaattatattctcGTATACTACTGCAGCAAGCAGGGTGGGCGAAAATATTGAATTGATGGTCATAACGTGCACATACGCGGCGAAAGAAAAACTATTGAATCCATGGAAAAAGATGGTTCCATTAATTTCGTCGAAGTTTGATTGTAATCCATAATCAATGCTGCCAATTTAGACAATTTAACTTGCCACGTACCTTATAAATACATGCATTCATCTTCTCTTATTGTCACTCAATCAATCCATTATAGCTTGATATCATCATAGTCCAATAGCAAATACTTAATCAGCTTCTTGTGATCGTAAGAAGAAATTAACTAAATGGGTAGTGAGAGTAAAACATGGTTGATTCTCTCTTTTGTTCTCATGGTTGCAAGCATCATGCAACATAGTACTGtccttggagaatcccaagtgcctTGCATTTTTGTGTTTGGGGATTCTCTATCTGACAGTGGAAACAACAACAATCTTCCAACCTCAGCAAAAGCTAATTTCTTGCCATATGGCATCGACTTCCCTGCAACTTTTCCGACTGGAAGATATTCCAACGGACGAAATCCCATTGACAAAATAGGTAACAACATGCTCATGCTCTATATAATTTATGTCCATATACAATCAAAACATGCAGTGGTGTTTTTATCAACGGTAAATATTTGTACCGCTTAAAAACCATCACTAACTTGTGCATCGATTGAATGTCAAAAACGATATCTTAATTAACGTACAAAAACTTACATTATGGAAACTCTAATTATATGACATTTTCAATACCATTGCAGCCCAAATGTTGGGATTTAAAAAATTCATCCCACCCTTTGCAAACCTCAGTGGCTCAGACATACTAAAAGGTGTCAACTATGCATCTGGTTCAGCCGGAATTCGCAAAGAGAGCGGCAGCCAATTGGTATTTCTTCCTACTTTTTCTATCCCTATATTTCTTTGGGTGAATGTGGAtgaattattttcttctttgtgtTTCATGCAACCGCTAAATTTCATATATGTATGCAGGGTCATAACGTCAACTTGGGATTACAACTACTCCATCACAGAGCCATAGTGTCCCGAATTGCCCACAAACTTGGAGGTTTAGACAAAGCTACACAATACCTTAGTCAGTGCTTGTATTATGTGAATATAGGCACCAATGATTTTGAACAAAATTACTTCCTTCCCAATGTATTCAACACGAGCCGCATGTATACCCCGAAGCAATATGCTAAAGCTCTTATCCACCAGTTATCTCATTATTTACAGGTATAAATAATATCTTACATATCTAACAGAAAAAATCATATAGTACTGAATTATGTTCAAATTGTTAACTATTTTGAGGGACATACGTTTTTGAGGGACAATATTCCATTCAACACTTTGTTTGCTAAATAAGGTGTCGATTGGATGTGTATGTTCGACAAAATCAATATGTTcaggttatttttttttttgataagctaaagaatatattgaaaagaattcgaagtacaaaatcAATATGTTCAAGCTAAATATATCACTCTTAATATTATGTACAATATCATGTTTTATAATAatgaaaatttgtttttaatcCACGACAGACTCTACATCATTTTGGAGCAAGAAAGTCAGTGCTGGTTGGGTTGGATCGCTTAGGTTGCATTCCAAAGCTTTTAGTAAATGGATCTTGTGTTGAGGAGAAGAATGTTGCTGCATTCCTGTTTAATGATCAGCTTAAATCTCTAGTGGATCAATTCAACAAGAAAATCTTAACTGATTCCAAATTCATTTTCATAAACAGTACATCCATAATCCACGACGAATCCGTTGGTAAACATTTTGGCTTTCTCATACTTCAATATAATTCACAATTTTCAATTGAATAGTACTTGAATATGACATCAAGTTTCTTGAATTTCAGGTTTCATGGTTACTAAACATGGTTGTTGCCCGACAAATGACCGGGGAAAATGTATTCCAGAAGGAATTCCATGCCGGAATAGGCATGAGTATGTATTTTGGGATGGAATTCACACAACAGAAGCTGCAAACTTAGTCACCGCAATAACTTCGTACAACTCTTCTAATCCAGCCATCGCTTACCCAACAAATATCAAACACCTTATTCAATCTAATACAATAAATTAATTCTAGGTATCCTTGAATATGTTCAAATAATCTTAGCATGATCCTTTTAAATTTTAAGCAGAATAAGTTGACTTAAATTTGAAGCGATGCATGTTATATAGTCTTTCATTGCTTGAttgtttaatttatatatatgttcTTGTACATTGTTTGGATAAATGGATGAGAAATTGCATTGGTTTGATCTTAATGTTGGATTTTTAATCATTTGGCAAGCTAGCTACCAACAGTAGACAGCACTCCAATTCCTCTTTTAACACAGATCCAATTAAGTTCAACACACACTGGTTTGCAACAAAAACAAGATACCCAAAATGCACCACAACTTGACAGCAAAAAAATCCAAACCAGAAAAAGTGGTCACAATAAAAACCAGCAGATAATTAAGATTAAGAGATAAATCTTCCTTGTCCAGAAAAGCATTAGGCTTAGGCCCAAAAACTGGTAGACTTAACACCAAGCGCAGATGCCTATGATCTAAGAGAGAATTGTGCCTAATGAATATTAATGATGATCCATTGAGCCGTAGTCAATTGCACTGTTTGATTGCTTGTTCGCCTCTTCCTCTTTCAAGGTCTCAATGCTATCGACGTGttttataaacaaaataaaaatatgttatCCCTCGGTAATTCGGAGTATTTTTGTTAAGGGCATCATAACCGGTGGTCGTTAGTTAGTTTAGATTCatagtttttaaaataatatttttaccttttttttttactttttgtttcAGAAATATTACCAATCATATATTTTATTGGAACAAATTTGATTATTAGAAGccacattttttattaatttttttacatttaccGCTTTTAAGTCAGAATTGCAAGAATTGTATAATACACCTGAAAAAGTATATAGATATTACAAAAGTTATAATCGAGATgaatttgataaattattttgaaaaatatatgtaccaaaaaaaatgcaccaaaagaaaatataagcAGTATATATGTGAAAGTAATATATTACTattatatctttaaaaaaattacgaTTATTGAATGGAAGTCAACCTTTATAATTGTTTTGTGAGATATGTAAAGATTTTTCACATTTTCAATTAATTAGACTTTTAAATcatatcaatatttttttttttgaaaactgaataaatattattaaaaagccTCCCAAAAATAGGCAAGCATCAAGGTACATGTTCATGACACCTACAAAAAAAAACCCCACCCAAAATtagttaaattaaaataaatacttatttttaaattcaaaaattagattttatttGTTAGATTCTCTATACCCTGTCAATGAGAATATGAGATCATCATtaatattctatttttttttctcattagaTTGTAAATTTCATATAATAATGTGAGAGCTCTCCTAAAAAAAATGAGATGGGATTTTTTTAAAGGTTTaatctttaattttaatttaaaattcaaatttttttatccTAATTATTCAAAATCAGATAAAATCTAACTTTTGTAccaaaagataagaaaaaatcTAAACTTTATACAAAATAAAATCTAACTAAAAATGTAAGCTTGACCTATAAATACATAGCTCGATCAGTAACACCTTGTATTAACTAAACACACTTTCAccgtaataaaaaaaatctaaacacCCTTCTACTTGTACTCGTGAATGGCTTTTCACAATTCCCTGTTTCTTCTCATTCTGTTCTTCATCTCCACATCAATTTTCATGCCTACCACGAACACAACCCTGCATTCATATATTTTCCCCAACCAAATCACCTATGCAACGTGTACTGATTTGCCAACACTGGAGTCATCTCTTCACTGGAGCTACCACCCCTCTTCAAGCATTGTCAATCTCTTGCATTCAAGAAATCAAACGCAGGGGACTCTAACTGGGTTGCTTGGGCTATCAACCCAACTTCAAAGGGTATGGTGGGTTCTCAAGCACTTGTCGCGTTTCGAAGAACCGATGGGAGTTTCAAAGCATACACTTCACCTATAACAAGTTATGCGACTCTTTTGCAAGAGGGTAATCTTAGCTTCCCTGTTCACAATGTTTCAGGTACTTATGAGAATGGGAGCATCATCATCTTTGCAAGTTTGCAACTTCCAGTGAACACGACATTGGTGAATCATGTTTGGCAAGAAGGGTTGGTTTCTGATGATGGAACTCTCCAAATGCATGCTATGTCAGGgcctaatcttttttttttttttgaatttaggGCCTAATCTTGAGTCTTTTGGAACTTTAGATTTTGTTTCTGGGAAGATTGAAGAAATCAGGTCAAAAAATGAACTTCAAAAGAACCAGACTCAGAAGTGTAAGTAAATTTAAAATCTTTCATATTTCTCTGCTTTGTTTGTAGCCTTTTACTTTTAATTATAACAAATATCACTTTTTTAATTGGTTAccattgttttaattttttagaaGAATATATTTGATGATGCCCTAGAATACAATACATAGGGGTCACTTTATGAAAATTATCAATTTTGTTATGAAACGTTCAATTTAGTTCTTAAAAACATTGTGAACGCGTTTTTCATCagattagaatttttttttactattttcttAAGGATTTTATTAACTactttagaaaaataatttatattttagagATAATCTGATTTCCaaataatttgattttgattttattttttagttaaaaaaaattgattatagtaAACAAGTGAAACAAATTAAACGACACTCTAAATGGACCATGAAATTAAAGTGACCGCTTTTTCAGAGACGATgagaattttattttcaaaagtgattTAGTTATGACTGATTTGATATCTTTCCAGGATTAAAATGATAGATTTACTTTTCTACCAAAAATAAGATAACATTTATTGTATTATTATTCTCAAACCAAATAGATCCTAACTTAACAAATTTGTCTCCAGtgctatttatttttatttttctttattagtTTGAAACTTTGAATTTACTTTGTATAGTTAATAACTAACACTTTGCCATCATTCACAGGTACATGGATTTTTGAATGCGATAAGCTGGGGAATACTAATGCCAATCGGGGTGATCTTTGCTCGCTACTTGAAGACATTTAATGGTTTAGGAGCAACATGGTTTCATTTGCATCGAGCTTGTCAATCTATTGCATTCTTGATTGGCATTGTGGGCTTTGTCACTGGTGTGTACATGGGAAATCACTATGGAGTTCATCATGGTCCTCATAGATGCATCGGAATCACTCTAATTGTTCTAGCAACTGCTCAAGTTTTTGTTGCCATATGCCTGAGGCCTAACAAGGATCACAAGTATAGaaaattttggaatttttttcaCTACATAATCGGCTATTCAACGATTATCTTAGCCATATTGAATGTCTGTAAAGGCTTTGACATCCTCCATGGTCACATGATGTGGAAGAAAATGTATATTGGGGTACTCATATCCCTAGCCGTGATTGCTGTGATGTTGGAGGTGATAACTTGGATTCGGTGGTGCAACAAGAGGTCCAACTCTGAGGAAAGTGATGACCAGCAGCTCCCATAGGCTACCttgttatttatatttttttttagttttctttaGGGATGACAAAATTTGTATTATTTCTCTAGTGAAAAATTCATCAAACTGTAAAACATTGTTCAATTTCGTCATATggaatgtatatatatttttttcatattgtTCCATTAATAGATATGGATATTGCTAGTTAAAATGTAAATATAGTTGTTACTGTTAGTTAAACTGTAAATATAGTTGTTGAGTTTAGTTTTGCTTAACCATAGGTTAGTTAAGAGTTGGTTAGGCTTTGGGTTAACTAACTAAATAGGTTGGTTAACTCAACTTGAGTTCTTCCTTCACTGTATATAGCTGAGAGGAAAGCTTGTAGATTCTCATTGAATCAGTTGGTATCATTTCATTCAATACAATCAAGTTTTCAGTTTCGTTTACTCTCAactgtttctttcttcttcttccttccttccgctttcaagatttgttatccat
This portion of the Lotus japonicus ecotype B-129 chromosome 3, LjGifu_v1.2 genome encodes:
- the LOC130742750 gene encoding GDSL esterase/lipase At1g29670-like, whose translation is MGSESKTWLILSFVLMVASIMQHSTVLGESQVPCIFVFGDSLSDSGNNNNLPTSAKANFLPYGIDFPATFPTGRYSNGRNPIDKIAQMLGFKKFIPPFANLSGSDILKGVNYASGSAGIRKESGSQLGHNVNLGLQLLHHRAIVSRIAHKLGGLDKATQYLSQCLYYVNIGTNDFEQNYFLPNVFNTSRMYTPKQYAKALIHQLSHYLQTLHHFGARKSVLVGLDRLGCIPKLLVNGSCVEEKNVAAFLFNDQLKSLVDQFNKKILTDSKFIFINSTSIIHDESVGFMVTKHGCCPTNDRGKCIPEGIPCRNRHEYVFWDGIHTTEAANLVTAITSYNSSNPAIAYPTNIKHLIQSNTIN
- the LOC130742749 gene encoding GDSL esterase/lipase At1g29670-like, translated to MGCESKTWLILSLVTVMVASIMQHSTVLGESQVPCIFVFGDSLSDSGNNNNLPTSAKANFLPYGIDFPATFPTGRYSNGRNPIDKIAQLLGFQEFIPPFANLNGSDILKGVNYASGSAGIRKESGSQLGHNVNLGLQLLHHRAIVSRIAHKLGGLDKAKQYLSQCLYYVNIGTNDFEQNYFLPNVFNTSRMYTPKQYAKVLIHQLSHYLQTLHHFGARKSVLVGLDRLGCIPKLRVNGSCVEDKNDAVFLFNDQLKSLVDQFNKKILTDSKFIFINSTSIIHDKSVGFAVTHHGCCPTNEKGKCIRDGIPCKNRNEYVFWDGIHTTESANLVTAITSYNSSNPAIAYPTNIKHLVQSNTIN
- the LOC130744802 gene encoding cytochrome b561 and DOMON domain-containing protein At4g17280-like, with the protein product MVGSQALVAFRRTDGSFKAYTSPITSYATLLQEGNLSFPVHNVSGTYENGSIIIFASLQLPVNTTLVHGFLNAISWGILMPIGVIFARYLKTFNGLGATWFHLHRACQSIAFLIGIVGFVTGVYMGNHYGVHHGPHRCIGITLIVLATAQVFVAICLRPNKDHKYRKFWNFFHYIIGYSTIILAILNVCKGFDILHGHMMWKKMYIGVLISLAVIAVMLEVITWIRWCNKRSNSEESDDQQLP